Proteins encoded within one genomic window of Pigmentiphaga sp. H8:
- a CDS encoding RDD family protein has product MNDTPSASPAPQAAPGRWRRFACMMYEAILLFGVVFVADYLFDTLTQSRHALMLRHERQAWLFCVIGVYFVLCWRLGGQTLPMKTWHIRLVDANGGRPPVWKAVLRYVLAWPFTLTGLGFVWTFFDRDRQFPHDRLVGTRLVSTR; this is encoded by the coding sequence ATGAACGACACCCCATCCGCCTCCCCCGCCCCCCAGGCCGCGCCGGGCCGCTGGCGCCGGTTCGCCTGCATGATGTACGAAGCCATCCTGCTGTTCGGGGTGGTGTTCGTGGCCGACTACCTGTTCGACACCCTGACCCAGAGCCGGCACGCGCTCATGCTGCGGCACGAACGCCAGGCGTGGCTGTTCTGCGTCATCGGCGTCTATTTCGTGCTGTGCTGGCGGCTGGGCGGTCAGACCCTGCCGATGAAGACCTGGCACATCCGGCTGGTCGACGCCAACGGCGGCCGCCCCCCAGTCTGGAAGGCCGTGCTGCGCTACGTCCTGGCCTGGCCCTTCACCCTGACCGGCCTGGGTTTCGTCTGGACCTTCTTCGACCGCGACCGCCAGTTCCCGCACGACCGCCTAGTCGGCACCCGTCTCGTCTCCACCCGTTGA
- a CDS encoding acetolactate synthase 3 catalytic subunit gives MELTGAEIVVRALADEGVEHVFGYPGGSVLYIYDEIFKQDRFKHILVRHEQAAVHAADAYSRVSNRVGVALVTSGPGVTNAVTGIATAYMDSIPMVVLTGQVPTSAIGQDAFQEADTVGITRPCVKHNFLVKDVKDLADVIRKAFYIARTGRPGPVLVDIPKDITIARGKYTPPTGEIKMRSYSPVVKGHQGQIKKAVQLLLQAERPMIYTGGGVILSDAAPELTKLVQMLDMPCTNTLMGLGAFPADDRRFVGMPGMHGTYEANMAMQHCDVLVAIGARFDDRVIGNPKHFAQNARKIVHIDIDPSSISKRVKVDVPIVGDVKDVLLDFLAQVEASLKETKRNPEQIAGWWKQIGAWRERECLKYKSSDEVIKPQFVIEKLCEITRGEAFVTSDVGQHQMWAAQYYRFNKPRRWVNSGGLGTMGVGLPYAMGVQMLHPDADIAVITGEGSIQMNIQELSTCQQYHLSPKILCLNNRYLGMVRQWQQIDYGSRYAESYMDSLPDFVKLVEAYGHVGMRIESPRDVEGALREAFTTHKKRLVFLDIITDRTENVWPMVKAGKGLTEMLLGSEDL, from the coding sequence ATGGAACTCACAGGCGCAGAGATCGTCGTGCGCGCCCTGGCCGACGAAGGTGTCGAACATGTGTTCGGCTATCCGGGCGGCTCGGTCTTGTACATCTACGACGAGATCTTCAAGCAAGACAGATTCAAGCACATCCTGGTGCGTCACGAGCAGGCAGCCGTGCACGCCGCGGACGCGTATTCGCGCGTATCGAACCGCGTCGGCGTGGCGCTGGTCACCAGCGGTCCCGGCGTGACCAACGCGGTCACCGGCATCGCCACCGCCTACATGGATTCGATTCCCATGGTGGTGCTGACCGGCCAGGTGCCCACCTCGGCCATCGGCCAGGATGCATTCCAGGAAGCTGACACGGTCGGCATCACCCGGCCGTGCGTCAAGCACAACTTCCTGGTCAAGGACGTCAAGGACCTCGCGGACGTCATCCGCAAGGCCTTCTACATCGCCCGCACCGGCCGTCCCGGTCCCGTGCTGGTCGACATTCCCAAGGACATCACGATCGCTCGCGGGAAATACACCCCGCCCACGGGCGAGATCAAGATGCGTTCCTACTCGCCCGTCGTGAAGGGACACCAGGGCCAGATCAAGAAGGCGGTCCAGCTGCTGCTGCAGGCCGAGCGCCCCATGATCTACACCGGCGGCGGCGTGATCCTGTCCGACGCCGCGCCCGAGCTGACCAAGCTCGTGCAGATGCTGGACATGCCCTGCACCAACACGCTGATGGGCCTGGGCGCGTTCCCCGCGGATGACCGCCGCTTCGTGGGCATGCCAGGCATGCACGGCACCTACGAAGCCAACATGGCGATGCAGCACTGCGACGTGCTGGTGGCCATCGGCGCCCGCTTCGACGACCGCGTCATCGGCAATCCCAAGCATTTCGCGCAGAACGCCCGCAAGATCGTCCACATCGACATCGACCCGTCGTCGATCTCCAAGCGCGTGAAGGTCGACGTGCCCATCGTGGGCGACGTCAAGGACGTGCTGCTGGACTTCCTGGCGCAGGTCGAGGCCTCGCTCAAGGAAACCAAGCGCAATCCCGAGCAGATCGCCGGATGGTGGAAGCAGATCGGTGCCTGGCGCGAGCGCGAGTGCCTGAAGTACAAGTCCTCCGACGAAGTCATCAAGCCGCAGTTCGTGATCGAGAAGCTGTGCGAGATCACCCGCGGCGAAGCCTTCGTGACCTCGGACGTGGGCCAGCACCAGATGTGGGCCGCGCAGTACTACCGCTTCAACAAGCCGCGCCGCTGGGTCAATTCCGGTGGCCTGGGCACCATGGGCGTCGGCCTGCCGTACGCCATGGGCGTGCAGATGCTGCATCCGGATGCCGACATCGCCGTCATCACCGGCGAAGGCTCGATCCAGATGAACATCCAGGAGCTGTCGACCTGCCAGCAGTACCATCTCAGCCCCAAGATCCTGTGCCTGAACAACCGGTACCTGGGCATGGTGCGCCAGTGGCAGCAGATCGACTACGGTTCGCGCTATGCCGAGTCGTACATGGATTCGCTGCCTGACTTCGTCAAGCTGGTCGAGGCCTACGGCCACGTCGGCATGCGCATCGAAAGCCCGCGCGACGTCGAGGGCGCGCTGCGCGAAGCCTTCACCACGCACAAGAAACGCCTGGTGTTCCTGGATATCATCACGGACCGCACGGAAAACGTGTGGCCCATGGTGAAGGCCGGCAAGGGCCTGACCGAGATGCTGCTCGGTTCCGAAGATCTTTAA
- the ilvN gene encoding acetolactate synthase small subunit translates to MRHAISVLLENEAGALSRVVGLFSARGYNIETLTVAPTEDATLSRMTIVTSGSDDVIEQITKHLNRLVEVVKVVDLTEAPHIERELMLIKVRAVGKEREEMKRMVDIFRGHIVDVTDKSYTVELTGDKGKLDAFIEALDRASILETVRTGSCGVGRGERVLKI, encoded by the coding sequence ATGAGACATGCCATATCCGTGCTCCTGGAGAACGAAGCCGGCGCACTTTCCCGGGTGGTTGGACTTTTCTCGGCCCGCGGCTACAACATCGAGACGCTGACCGTCGCCCCGACCGAGGATGCCACGCTTTCGCGCATGACCATCGTCACCTCGGGCTCCGACGACGTCATCGAGCAGATCACCAAGCACCTGAACCGCCTGGTCGAGGTGGTCAAGGTGGTGGACCTGACCGAGGCGCCGCACATCGAGCGCGAACTGATGCTGATCAAGGTTCGCGCGGTGGGCAAGGAGCGCGAGGAAATGAAGCGGATGGTCGATATTTTCCGCGGCCATATCGTCGACGTGACCGACAAGAGCTATACCGTCGAACTGACCGGCGACAAGGGCAAGCTGGACGCCTTCATCGAGGCGCTCGATCGTGCCAGCATTCTTGAAACGGTGCGCACCGGCAGCTGCGGCGTGGGTCGTGGCGAACGGGTATTGAAGATTTAA